Proteins encoded within one genomic window of Saccharopolyspora pogona:
- a CDS encoding DDE-type integrase/transposase/recombinase, producing MSAEIISGLPESDLVGRGREAAGHAMAEHIRADLVCDAIELARARGLIGPAAIFHSDRGSQYTSAQFRTILSTAGMRPSMGRLGSSLLTG from the coding sequence GTGTCCGCTGAGATCATCAGCGGGCTTCCCGAAAGCGATCTGGTCGGAAGGGGGCGAGAAGCGGCCGGGCACGCGATGGCCGAACACATACGTGCCGATCTGGTCTGCGACGCGATCGAACTGGCCCGCGCTCGGGGACTGATCGGCCCGGCCGCGATCTTCCACTCCGACCGCGGCAGTCAGTACACCTCAGCCCAGTTCCGTACCATCCTCAGCACTGCGGGCATGCGCCCGTCGATGGGCAGACTCGGGTCGTCCCTCTTAACCGGCTAA
- a CDS encoding tyrosine-type recombinase/integrase, protein MPLAIASAPNPSNDLHIAYLDYLQQTGRGNAAYSWAARVFFGRWPDPRGWVAESLETRLSAGSSTRPIITFLMLHRVLQPGYDYLLERKLSSIWREIKDSPLRPDLDRFMTAAAELGFTERVRFATGSQVPVRLLIQTGRSLDRITVADLDEFRAACQERETRTGKGHKHYLAAASNAQRVLFHLGIVDELPRSGGPVPFTQRLSGLQPPIRETMIAYLERKRATCQPKTVSAIATRLKHFGVFLADIDPELGSIAELDRRKHIEPYLTSLVDAISAKNNELITVADRSRRVLTLMGFLTDITEWGWPQAPPRKLMFRDDVPKLPHTLPRYLPVDIDRRLTEVLTEGPGNELAATALRLQRACGLRIGEVLDLELDCVHEVPDHGHWLKIPLGKLETERMIPIDDDILDLIDHITAIRSHGRPMPHPRYRRPAQFLFTHHGRRLSQSAVRHELNRAAQAAGLDHLTPHQLRHTYATALVNAGVSLQALMALLGHVSAEMSLRYGRLFDTTVRAEYERGLDLAKQQARTSTTGRIGLPLADITGGADWKDTPLLKSRLAGGFCLRAPAQDACPYANICEHCPSFHTEASSLPILAAQRVDAEALARDAEQRGWITEAQRHQRLIARLDTLINEAQAG, encoded by the coding sequence ATGCCGCTCGCGATCGCCTCCGCTCCCAATCCCAGCAATGATCTGCACATCGCCTATCTGGACTATCTTCAGCAGACAGGACGGGGAAACGCTGCCTACTCGTGGGCGGCTCGGGTGTTCTTCGGGCGCTGGCCGGACCCGCGAGGGTGGGTGGCCGAGTCGTTGGAGACTCGCTTGTCGGCTGGGAGCTCGACTCGGCCGATCATCACGTTCCTGATGCTGCACCGGGTGCTGCAACCGGGCTATGACTATCTGCTGGAACGCAAACTCTCCAGCATCTGGCGGGAAATCAAAGACTCACCGCTGAGACCAGACCTCGATCGGTTCATGACCGCGGCCGCCGAGCTCGGGTTCACCGAACGGGTCCGGTTCGCCACCGGCTCCCAAGTGCCGGTCCGGCTGCTCATCCAGACTGGACGGTCGCTGGACCGGATCACCGTGGCCGATCTGGACGAGTTCCGGGCTGCGTGTCAGGAGCGCGAGACGCGAACTGGCAAGGGCCACAAGCACTATCTGGCGGCGGCCAGTAACGCCCAGCGCGTGCTGTTTCACCTGGGAATCGTCGATGAGCTGCCACGCTCGGGCGGCCCGGTCCCGTTCACGCAAAGGCTTTCCGGCCTACAGCCACCGATCCGCGAGACGATGATCGCCTATTTGGAACGCAAACGGGCAACCTGCCAACCGAAAACGGTGTCGGCGATCGCAACCCGGCTCAAACACTTCGGAGTGTTCCTGGCCGACATCGACCCCGAACTCGGGTCCATCGCCGAGCTCGATCGCCGCAAACACATCGAGCCCTACCTGACGTCGCTGGTCGACGCGATCAGCGCGAAGAACAATGAGCTCATCACCGTCGCGGACCGGTCCCGGCGAGTGCTCACACTGATGGGCTTTCTGACCGACATCACCGAGTGGGGCTGGCCGCAAGCACCACCCCGCAAGCTGATGTTCCGCGACGATGTCCCCAAACTCCCGCATACCCTGCCCCGCTATCTACCAGTCGACATCGACCGACGACTCACCGAGGTGCTCACCGAAGGGCCCGGCAACGAACTGGCCGCAACAGCCCTGCGACTGCAACGCGCCTGCGGGCTGCGCATCGGAGAGGTCCTCGACCTCGAACTCGACTGCGTCCACGAAGTCCCCGACCACGGCCACTGGCTGAAAATCCCGCTCGGCAAACTGGAAACAGAGCGGATGATCCCCATCGATGACGACATCCTCGACCTGATCGACCACATCACCGCCATCCGCTCCCACGGACGACCCATGCCGCACCCCCGCTACCGGCGTCCCGCCCAGTTCCTGTTCACCCACCACGGCCGGCGACTGTCCCAAAGCGCAGTCCGTCACGAACTCAACCGCGCTGCTCAGGCCGCGGGACTTGACCACCTCACCCCGCACCAGCTCCGCCACACCTACGCCACCGCCCTGGTCAACGCCGGGGTCTCACTCCAAGCACTGATGGCGCTGCTGGGCCATGTTTCCGCCGAAATGAGCCTGCGCTACGGGCGACTGTTCGATACCACCGTCCGAGCCGAATACGAACGAGGCCTCGACCTCGCCAAACAACAGGCCCGCACCTCCACCACCGGCAGGATCGGCCTGCCACTGGCCGACATCACCGGCGGAGCCGACTGGAAAGACACCCCACTGCTCAAATCCCGCCTCGCCGGCGGATTCTGCCTGCGCGCACCCGCCCAAGACGCCTGCCCCTACGCCAACATCTGCGAGCACTGCCCCAGCTTCCACACCGAAGCCAGCTCGCTGCCCATCCTCGCAGCCCAGCGCGTCGACGCCGAAGCACTGGCCCGCGACGCCGAACAACGCGGCTGGATCACCGAAGCCCAACGACACCAACGACTCATCGCCCGACTCGACACCCTGATCAACGAGGCCCAAGCAGGATGA
- a CDS encoding tyrosine-type recombinase/integrase encodes MNTEAGIRLEEHDGGWALAGPAASGFGLVDEYLAHLADRNYSPKTVRAYGYDLLAFCRWLVAEEQPLPEVTTEVLLRFLRACREATVPGRPGPNVITLSGRRMDQYAVTTINRRLAAISGLFGFAAMRDPDMKNPVPKGKEARWRVAGERSGMLAHTVRRPKNRSSLRLREPGRLPTALSQSDAAELLASFHTWRDRAIAGLMLYCGLRSAEVLGLNIADVDIGGRWLQVLGKGQRERRVPLDPDVGSVIQVYLLAERPESGSPRLFLVAKGPNRGQPLTAAGLRTIFRYHRGITGIVGGHPHALRHTFGTALAEAGVDLAVMQALLGHAHVDTTARYIHLAPAHVKAEFDAARDRLRSQSQQ; translated from the coding sequence ATGAACACCGAGGCCGGTATTCGGCTTGAGGAACACGACGGTGGCTGGGCGTTGGCCGGGCCGGCCGCGTCGGGGTTTGGGTTGGTGGATGAGTACTTGGCTCATCTGGCCGATCGGAACTACTCACCGAAGACCGTGCGGGCCTATGGTTACGACCTTTTGGCGTTCTGCCGGTGGCTCGTTGCCGAGGAGCAGCCGTTGCCGGAGGTGACCACCGAGGTGCTGTTGCGGTTCTTGCGTGCCTGCCGTGAGGCGACGGTTCCGGGCCGGCCGGGGCCGAACGTGATCACGTTGTCGGGGCGTCGGATGGATCAGTACGCCGTCACGACGATCAATCGTCGGTTGGCGGCGATCTCGGGTTTGTTCGGGTTCGCGGCGATGCGGGACCCGGACATGAAAAATCCTGTCCCCAAGGGCAAGGAGGCCCGCTGGCGGGTAGCGGGTGAGCGCAGCGGGATGCTCGCACATACCGTTCGTCGGCCGAAGAACCGCTCGTCGCTGCGGCTTCGGGAGCCCGGCCGCCTGCCCACGGCGCTGTCGCAGTCCGATGCGGCGGAGCTGTTGGCGAGCTTCCACACATGGCGGGACAGGGCGATCGCGGGCTTGATGCTGTATTGCGGGCTGCGCTCCGCCGAAGTGCTGGGCCTGAACATCGCCGATGTCGATATCGGCGGCCGATGGCTGCAGGTGCTCGGTAAGGGCCAGCGGGAACGCCGCGTCCCGCTGGACCCTGATGTCGGCTCGGTCATCCAGGTGTATTTGCTGGCCGAGCGGCCGGAATCCGGCAGTCCTCGCCTGTTTCTCGTGGCCAAGGGACCGAACCGGGGCCAGCCGTTGACCGCGGCCGGGCTGCGCACGATCTTCCGCTATCACCGTGGAATCACCGGCATCGTCGGAGGACATCCCCACGCGCTGCGACACACCTTCGGCACCGCCCTGGCCGAAGCGGGGGTTGATCTCGCGGTGATGCAAGCCCTGCTCGGCCACGCTCATGTCGACACCACCGCCCGCTACATCCATCTGGCTCCGGCCCACGTGAAAGCAGAATTCGATGCCGCTCGCGATCGCCTCCGCTCCCAATCCCAGCAATGA